The segment ATAAATTATTAAATTAATAAACACAACTAAAAAAATATATTTTTGTCATTTTTACAACTTTAAATATAATTTTTGTGGGACGACTAGGTCAAAATACAACCCCGGGTAGAAACACAATCCATCGATTTTTTGGATGAAGTTTTGCTTGCCAGGAGGTAATATTTTTTGTATACACGCTTTTATCAGGAATATTCCTCGGTAGCTCAGTGGTAGAGCAAGCGGCTGTTAACCGCTTGGTCGCTGGTTCGAATCCGGCCCGGGGAGCCACTTTTCAAAAGATGGCTTTTTTCCGCTTTCCTGCACTTTCCTAAACTCATGGTCATTTGAAAATTCCGCAAGCATATCAAAGGGTTGCTTGAATTTCATTGTATATGAATTGTCGCTTGATCAGCAATCCTATCTACATTGCTGATTAGTGGTTTGTAAAGATTCTTCACCCTTGATTGTCATGGGTCAAATACAACCCGTTTTGATAGTGCTTAATCCGGCAATTGTTTATATAAATTGAGTTTCTTGAGGAATTCTATTCTGGAATCCTGCGGATCAATGTGATAATCACGAATTAAAGTGCCTTGCATATCCCATTGCCGCTCTTTCATCAACACCGACCCTTGATAAAGTTCTTCCGAAACCAATTGGCCGTTTATATGCCAAGAACGCGCGCAGCCGTGAAGACTGCCGTATAAATAATGCTCTTCCCGCAGTAACCTGCCATGGCGATCATATTGGTAATATAATCCGGTTTGGGCGCCGTCACGGAATTCCATTTCATCTTCAATACCTCCATCTTCGAAGAAAGTGCAGGCCCAGCCCGTAAAGTACTGCCCTTTGTAAAAAACTTGATTAACGTGTGTTTCGTCCAAATCATCCCAATCCACCCTAAGCTTTTCCATTTCTTGCCTCCTAATTCTTGACATACCAGCTATGAATTTTCATGGAAAAATATGACTGCAGTTTTATATCCTATACATGTGACTAGTAGGCGGAACAAATACTAAAATTGTCCAATATCTCCAGATACCCACTTTTATAAGCCCTTAACCCCATACGATAAATAGATTTACTGCCTTGATGAATTATGTTAATAAAAATAAGTGTTTACAACCTCAAAACAAGCATAAAAAAATCATAGGAATCTCATGAAGCGTTTTGTTCCTTCCCTTCCCTTTTCCTATGTTGAAGCGTTATTGATCTGTCTGTTTTTATGTTTTGCTTCCCCTGCTTCCGCGCAATCGTCGGGGGCTTCCTTTATCCGTGATTCAGAAATTGAAAAACTGATCGCTTCTTATGCAAAAACCATCTTCAGGGCGGCTGGTTTGCCTGCCGACGACATCCAAGTTTATATTATCGCAGATGACACGGTGAATGCTTTTGTTACCCCCGACCGGGGGGTTTTTATCAATATGGGTTTGTTGATCCGCAGCCAAACGCCCAATCAATTGATCGGCGTGATTGCCCATGAAACCGGGCATATTATGGGCGGCCATTACGCCCGCTTGCAGGATAAATTAAAGAAAGCCACCTTTGAGCAGATTTTGGGATTCATCTTGGGGGTTGCCGCCGGATTTGCTGCCAATGACCCGAATGTCACCGCCTCGGTTATTTCTTTTATCGATAGCATTGGCCAACTTTCTTTATTGTCGTTCAGTCGAGGTCAAGAAGCATCAGCTGACCAAGCCGCCCTTAGTTTGCTGGACCGCACGGGGCAATCATCCCGTGGCTTGCTCGATTTTTTTAAAATCATGCAGCAACAAGAGCGGTTGGGCGGTTTCTCCATCGGCCCCTATTTCAGCACTCATCCCCTAACCGCTGAGCGCATACGTACAGTGCAGGAACATTTGGAAAAGTCTCCCTTCGCCAACCGAATAGACCCACCACTTTTACAATTAGCCCATGAGCGGATGCGTGCCAAATTGATCGGCTATTTCTACAGCCTGTCTCAAGTGTTGGTGATTTATCCCGAACAAGATCAGCGGATGGTTGCCAGATACGCCCGGGTTTTTGCCTACTACCGCGCTACCCAGATAGACCACGCCTTGGTTATATTGGACAGCCTGTTAAAAGATTACCCGGACGATCCTTTCTTTACCGAATTCAAAGGACAAATTTTGCTAGAAACCGGCAACCCTGGCCTTGCACTTCCCTATTACCGGCAGGCCATCAGGCTGGATCCTTCTTCCTATTTATTGCAATTTGATTTAGCTCGCGTGATCTTGGCAACCAATGACAGTAAATTATTGCCGGAAGCCATTAAGAATTTGGAATCTTTCTTGCGGGTTGAACCAACCAACGCTTCCGGCTGGCGGCAATTGGCCATTGCCTACGGGAAAAAGGGCGATATGGGCATGACGGCCCTAGCCTTAGCTGAAACCGCCGTGAATCGCGGCCTTTATAAAGAAGCGATTTTACAAGCCGAACGCGCCATGAAGCTATTGGCTTATGGTTCACCTGGGTGGCGGCGTGCCGATGATATCCAGAATTATGCACATAATTCTTTAAAACGCTAACAGCCGGGATGGTTGTTTTTTAGACGCCCCGCTTTTTCCTAGAGAATCGGCATTTTTGTTGTGGTGGCTTGCTATATGTGCTAGTTCTTCGCCGAAATATATTGTGATCAGGATGATCCTGGTGTTTTTTATTTTAAAGGATGTAATGATGATGAAATGCCTCCCTGTCTGGCGCCCACTTGCTTTTGCTGTCAGTATATTGTTGTTGATGGCGTCTAGTTTCCAACCAGTCGCCGCGGATACCTTAAGCAAACCCCAGAAACAAGAAATCCAGGCCCTAATCGAGCAATATATTACCGAGCATCCTGAGGTAGTGGTCAAAGCGCTGGAGACGATGAAAAGGCGGCAACAGCAGGAAGAAGAGCAGCGGGTTGCCGGGGAAATCCAACGTTTATCGAATGAATTATTTTATAGCAGCGGCTCGCCCATTTTGGGTAACCCCAAGGGTACGGTTAATTTAGTTTTTTTCTTTGACTACCAATGCACATACTGCAAGCAAATGGCTGGCATGCTGGTTGAACGCTTGAAAAATGAACGCAATGTCCGCATTGTGATGAAAGAATTCCCGATTTTGGGTCCTGAATCTTTTATGATGGCCCAAGCTGCCTTAGCCGCCCGCAAACAAGGAAAATACGAATCTTTCCATCTGGCGTTGATGGCCAGCCATACCCATTTGACAACCCAGCAAGTGCAGAAAATTGCCGAAAGCCTGGGGATCAACCTTAAACAATTAAGCCAAGACATGCAAAGTACCGACGTGTTGCAGGAATTGGATAAAAACCGCTCGCTTGCGGAATTGCTGAACATTCACGGCACCCCCGCCTTTGTTGTAGGCCGTCAGGTGGTGGTGGGCGCCCCCGATCCCGAGGATTTGGTGGCCGCTTTGCGGCAGCTGGCAAAACAGCCCGGTTCTCGCTAGAGATGAGAGTTACTTTTTTTACTCTGAGAAAACTTGCTTGTCATATCAACTTGCAGTATTTATAGATTCTTTATTTTTTATTCTTGATGATTACGTGTAACAATATTGTTTTGATTTTTTGGAAGAAGGGTTTGCCATGGTGGCGAAAAAATTTGATGTTGACGTTTCTTTGGTTAAAAAACTAGCAAAACTACTCGATGACAGCAACTTGGGGGAAATCGAATACGAAAAGGGTGATGAAAGGATCCGATTAAGCAGAGGCAATCCTTTTGTCAACACACAGCCCTCTTTCCCACCCCCTGTAGCCCCTGCTAGTACCACCAATATCACAATAGAGCCAGCCGTCCAAACCGGGGGTATCCCCTCACCGATGGTGGGGACAGCCTATTTATCCTCACAGCCCGGGTCTGCCCCTTTGGTCACGGTAGGTGACCGGGTCAATAAGGGCCAAACCATTTTGATTATTGAGGCGATGAAAGTGATGAACCCCATCCCAGCCCCGCAAGCGGGCATCGTCAAGTCGATCTTAGTCACTGACGGGCAACCGGTGGAATTCGGGCAAATCCTGATCACCATAACCTAAAAGGCATGATGATGTTAAAAAAAATTCTTATTGCCAACCGTGGGGAAATTGCCTTGCGTATCTTGCGTGCCTGCCGGGAAATGGGCATCCAGGTGGTGGCCATCCACTCGACCGCTGATGCCCATGCAAAACATGTGTTGCTGGCGGACGAATCCGTTTGTGTTGGACCGGCTTTGGCCAAGGATAGCTATTTGAATATGCCAGCTATTATTTCTGCAGCCATCATAACAGGCGCAGATGCCATCCATCCCGGAATCGGTTTTTTATCCCAAAACGCCAAATTCGCCCAAATGGTTGAAGAACACGGTTTTGTTTTTATAGGTCCCTCACCCGAGCATTTAGCGCTGATGGGAGATAAAGTGCGCGCAAAAGAGGCAGCCCAAAAACTTGGCTTGCCGGTTGTGCCGGGATCGGCAGGGGCCGTTACCAATGATGCCGAAGCCATTAAAATTGCTGAAAAAATTGGTTTCCCGGTTCTGGTTAAGGCATCAGCCGGTGGTGGCGGTAAAGGCATGAAAGTTGCACATTCCGCTCAAGATATGGTTATGGCCCTAAGCCTTGCACGTTCAGAAGCCAAGGCCAGTTTCGGCGATGATACGGTTTATTTGGAAAAATACCTATCTCACCCTCGTCATATTGAAATCCAGGTGTTGGCTGATAATCATGGGCACGTTGTTCATTTGGGGGAACGGGATTGTTCCTTGCAACGGCGTCACCAAAAAGTACTGGAAGAAGGCCCTTCCCCTTGTCTTACCACCGCTCAACGCGACCAATTAGGCGAGCTGGTTTGTAAAGCCATCCGCAAAATGGGTTACCGCAGTGTTGGCACTGTTGAATTCCTGTATCAGGATGGTAAATTCTATTTTATTGAAATGAACACCCGTTTGCAGGTTGAGCATCCGGTTAGTGAGATGATCACCGGCATTGATTTGGTGCGGGAACAAATCCTGGCAGCGGCTGGGGAAAAATTATCTTTCAGCCAGAAAGATATCCGCTTTTACGGCCACGCCATTGAATGCCGGATTAACGCGGAAGATCCTGAAACCTTCCAACCATCACCAGGATTTGTCAAGGATTTCCACGCGCCCGGGGGCTTAGGTGTACCCCCCCATTACGATAGTTTGATTGCCAAAGTCATTGTCCATGGCCGCAACCGCCAAGAGGCCATTATGCGGTTAAGGCGTGCTTTGGAAGAGCTGCATATCGGCGGCATCAAAACCACTGCTGCCCTGCACCGGCGATTGGTTGCCGCAGCCGATATTGTCAGCGGCAATTATGATATTCGTTGGCTGGAGAATTTTGTTGCAGAAACCAGTGCCTAAATAATCGGTTAAAAGATTGAATTCGGCTTTATCTGTTGAACAATTACTCTCTGCTTATGCGGCAGGCATTTTCCCGATGGCGGATACGCGGCACAGCCGCAACTTTTATTGGGTAGAGCCCGAATGGCGGGGTATTATCCCCCTGAACGGTTTTCATATCCCACGCCGGCTTCAAAGCCTTTTAAGGCAACAACCCTTTGATATTTTCTGCAACCGAGATTTTGCAGGCGTGATCAAGGCCTGTGCAGCACCCACCCCCAAACGTCCTGAAACCTGGATTAACAAGGTTATTAAGGAGGCTTATCAGCAATTATATGAAGCCGGTCACGCCTATTCGGTGGAATGCTGGCAAAACGGCCAATTGGTCGGCGGGGTGTATGGGGTTAGTTTAGGCAGTGCTTTTTTCGGTGAAAGCATGTTCAGTTTAGTGCCCAACAGCAGCAAAGTGGCCCTCTGCCATTTAGCTTTACGACTAAGGCTAGGGGGGTATAGCTTACTTGATACGCAATTCTTGACCAACCATTTAAAGCAATTCGGTGGCATTGAAATTGCCCAAGCTGCATATTTAAAACTTTTATCAGAAAGCCTACAAAAAACCGCCCAATTCCCTTATTTGGTTACAGGGGCAGAATTATTAGGCTGGATACAGTCAATCAACCAGAAATCATAAACCGGATGATCAAGGGCAGATAAAGCCGGACTTGAAGCGAAAAACCAGCCGCTAAAGCGCTTGGTTGGCTGCGAGGAGCCGAATAATTCATCAATTTCTACATAGGCAGCGCTTTCAGGGGTTTCCTCGGGCGGTTTCTTTTGGCATTTTTTAAGGGTGATTTGCAATGTCCCGAATTGGACCGGCTTATCAATCACCAAAGATAAAGTGGAAATACGGGTAGTAACCTTATCCAATGCCTGGATGGTCGCCCCATTATACGTTTCTTGCCCAATTGCCGGTATAATCAAGCCCACACAAAACCCAAATACACAGATACCCGGAACCAGTATTTTTATCATGCCAACCTCAAGCCGTTATCAGGTGATCGATTAAATCATGGAATATCTGGCGTACAGACCCCGGGTCACACCGCATGACCAGGGCATCTTGCCAAGCATCTTCCATCATTTGGTGCAATTCCTGGTAATTTTCATTCAGTACTTTAAGCTTTTCCCGGCAAGATACTGGCTGGCCATCATTTTGTACCCATTGCGGCAATTGCTGCTTTGTCATCATTGTTTGCCTTTCATCTTGTCCTTAAAAACATATCCCCTGATAGGCACTGCCTATCCCTAAGGGTGAGCTGGTGGCAGCGGTACGGGCGACGGTTTGCCATATAAAGTCGCCCGCTCCTGTCCTGTTAAAATAGCTTTAGAGAGTAAATCCAATAGGTCAATCGAGCCTTGCGTGTAGGATATGTAGTCACCTGGCTTCAAGAAATTCTCATCCGACCCAGCTTGTAGGTCAATATAAGCCTTGCCGCCCAACCCGTCGGTTAAAATACGGGCATTTGAGTCCGCTGGCAGTTTGAGCTTTTCATGCACGGTAAACCCTATTTGCACTTGAAAACTGTCTGGACTCAGCAAAACTGAGCTGACTTTGCCAATGGTCAATCCTGCCAAACGGACTTCAGAGCCTATGTTGATGCCGTTGGCTTGACGGAAATTTCCGTATATTTCTGGATCTTGCCCAGACTTAAAACGCAGCTGCCCATTAACCAATAGCAAAAAAACGGCAGCCCCCGCTAAGGTCAGTAACCCAATCCCTATATTTGACCAATCGCGCTTGACCGTCATATCAGAACCCTATTTGTTTTTTTCTTGTTGGTTATTTTCTGCCGCTTTAAAAATTGCTTGGCCAACCAGATCAATGAAATTAATGCCCGCCTGGGTGTTAGTCAGTTCTTGCCCCTCTGCCACAAACTCTGCTTTCTGACCGGGGTCAATATTAATGTAAGAATTGCCAAAAATACCGTCGCTGGTGATGCGCAGCAAACTATCAACCGGCAGGTGAAATTTCTCCTCAATCGTTAAACGCAAGACCGCATCAAAATTTTGGGGATCGAGAAATTTATCGGTTACACTGCCGATTTTGATGCCTGCCAAACGGACATCACTGCCAATATTAACGCCGTCTACTTTCGTAAAACGGGCAACCACGCTATATCCCTTGCCCGCAGAACCCCGCGTCCCCTCATAAACAAAAACCACAAAAATAACGGCAATGGCCAGGACCAAAACCCCGGTGATTGTTTCAATAATATTTCGGTTCATGACCATCCGTTAATATTTAGAGGTTATGGAATTATCTGGGCTGGGCTGCCAGGCTTGATAACCATCCATGGCTTTAGCCACCAGTTGCTCATTACTTACAGGTTGATAAGCGTAAGGCGTGCCGGTTAAATTCGGCATATGCGGCTGTTGCCAGGCGTATAAAGATTGATCAGCTTGAACGGGTATATTGTTATGTACATGATGCAGCCACGCATGCCATACTGGCGGCACCTTGGAAGCTTCAACGATCCCTTGATACACCACCCAACGCTTTTCCCCTTTTCCTTTACCCTTAGATCTATAAAAATACCGGTTGCCTAAAGAGTCCGTTCCGGCTTTTTTGGCAAAAAATCTTGATAAAATCCCTAATCTTCTATTCATTCAAACCCCTCAAACGATCTTGATAACAAAATTTTTCTTATTAAAAGCCATCCGATCAATTCGATGCAATAAGTAGGTTATTGTTGCAGAAACAAGCCGCAACGTCCAGCAATAAAGCAAGATACCCTACCTAATCAGAATCGTTAAAAACACCCCATTCTATGGATGAGTGGGTATCACTTTAAAAATTTACGCCAGATCATCTTGATTTTTACCTGATAAATTTTGTATGGTGAGCTGATGAATCACACTTAGGAGGTATCTTGTCCGAAAGCATCATTGAAAAAACCTAGCACGCTTAGGGTTGCAATTACCTAAAGCTGCCCCCCGTTGCCAATTACGTACCGGTAGTCATCAGTGGCAATTGCGCTTATGTAGCCGGGCAGATACCCATGACAGCCGGGGAAGTTAAGTTTGCTGGCATGATTGGTAAGGATTTAACAATTGAACAGGGCCAGCAAGCCGCCAAATTGTGTGGGCTTAATATGATCGCACAATTGAAGACAGCACTAGGTGGCGATTTAAGCCGGGTGAAACGTTGTTTGAAATTAGGCGTATTTGTCCAGTGCCCAGATGGTTTTGCCGATCAACCCAAAGTCGCTAATGGTGTTTCCGATTTTATGGTTGCTGTACTGGGCGAAGCTGGCAAGCATGCCCGTTCGGCCGTTGGTGTTAATGCTTTACCCTTAAATGTAGCGGTTGAAGTTGACGGTTTTTTTGAAATCACCCATTAACCGACGCTTTTCCTCAAGCCCACTTTAGACTAAGATATTGGCCGCAGGCAGTCATAAGCTGCTGCATTTTCCGGCGGCAGTTTAATCGGGGGATTAGGAATTGCCAATTGCTGCAACCGTCCTTGTAAGGATTGCTGCCAGTTTGCACTGCCTTGACCATCGATATATTCCTTGGATTCATCGGTCATTAAATAGCGTGATTCGGCAAATGACAGGCCCTGCGACCATTCCTCTTTGGCTTTTTCATTTAAACCCAAGGCCCAATAGATATCGCCCAAATGCAAGCGCAGCTCCGGATCTCCTGGTTTTCCTAGGACGGCCGGGCAGACAAAATGGAAAGCCTGGTCATATTCATGCATTTGATATAAGATCCAGCCTTTGGTATCTAACATTTCTGGATCTTGCGGATCAGCGGTTAGCGCCTTATCAATAAACTCTAAGGCTTGAGGTAAATTTCTTCCCTGCAACGCCCAAACATAGGCAACGCCGTTATAACCATAGGCCGAACCCACATCTACCCCCTGTTGATACCAATACTCAGCCAGTGCCAAATCAACCGGTACCCCCAGCCCATATAAATGAATATAACCCAATCCCATTTTAGCAGCCGTATGGCCCTGTTTGGCCGCACGGGTCAATTGATCCAGAGCTTTTGGCATATCCCGTTCTTCCCCCAAACCGCGCCAAAACATATAGCCCAAGCCATATTCCCCATCTGGATCACCTTTATTTGCCAATTGTTGGAAAATGCGGATAGCTGTGCCATAATCTTTATTGTCAATCGCTTGCCAAGCCTGATCCGGATTTTGGGCAAAAGTTGCAGGGGCAGGAAAAAGCAATAAAGCGGTAATGCTCAACAACAATAACCGTAATTGTGTTTTAAAGAATGAGGTTTTTTTCAACTTATTTTTCCTTTACATAGGAGATGGCATTAAGAAATCAGGTTAAAACAAGATTGGATCAATAGGTTGAGAGGCAATGTCTGTAACCGCAATTCCTTGTCTGCTTGTCCCATCATTTCCTGCAATTCGGCGCGCCATTGATTAAAGTCAAAGAAATAATCAGAGGGATTGCTCTTCGCCAGCAAGTCAATTGCTGTTAACCCTTCATTTTTCGCTTCCTCATATAGGCCCAATTGAAAATATATTTGAGCTAAATGAATACGGACTTCAGCATCCTGAGGTAAAGCGCGCACCGACCGGCAGCTGGGATTTAATGCCTCTTCATAATGCTCCTGTTGATAAAAAACCCAAGCCAATGTATCCAAATAATAGGGGTTGTCAGGCTTAATCACCAAAGCTTCTCGGACAAGGATCAACGCTTCATCCAGGTACTGGCTGTTTACAGCCCAGTTATAGGCTAATTTGTTCATGCCCGAAGCTTTGTCGTCATCAGTAATCTGTTTGATCCATTCTTCCCCTTTTGCCGGGTTACGAACAACACCGATCCCGTAATTCAAATAATAACCAACGATGTACTTGGCTTTAGAATCTCCTTGTTGAGCCATTTGCAAAACTTCGCGGTAAGCGCTACCCTCATCCCTATTTTTAACCGCCTGCCTCCATTGATCCCAATCGGCCCAGGCCGGGGCGCAAATCAATATCGTCAACAAACCCATGCCCGTTTGAAAAAGAAAATGTTTTAGATATTTGGTCATTTGGGTTTTCCCATCAATTGGCTGCAATCTAAGAAATTGGGTTTAAACAGGGTTTAATAGCCGGGTTGGTTGGCAACTCATGCAATTGTAATTTCTGATCTGCTTCTCCAATTAATTTTTGTAACTCCGCACGCCATTGATCTAAATCCAGTACCGACAAATAATGGGCCGGATTGCCCTTTGCCAGTAAAAAACGCCGTTCTTCCAAGTCAATTGCTGCCAACCATTCATTTTTGGCTTCCTTATATAAGCCCAATTGAAAATATATTTGGGCTAAATGGGTACGGGATTCCGGGTGTCCAGGCAAGGCGCGCATCGATTGGCACATAGGTTCCAAGGCCTTTTCATATTGCTGAAGTTTATAAAAAACCCAAGCGAGCGTATCCAAAAAATAGGGGTTATTGGGATCCCGTGCGAGTGCTTCCTGGATAAGGGCTAACGCCTCATCCAATCGTTCATCGTTTACCGCCCATGCATAAGCCATGCTGTTCATGGCAGACGCGCTACCGTTATCAGCGGCCTCTTGAATCCATTCCCTGCCCTTCACCGGGTCACGGGCGACCCCAAGCCCATAGGTTAAATAATAGCCAACCATATATTGGGCTTCGGTGTCGCCCTGATCTGCTATTTTCAACACTTCTTGGTAAGCAGTAACGTAGTCACCGCGCTCGGACGCCGCACTCCAACTGTCCCAATCGGCCCAGGCAGGAGTACACAAATAACGCTAGTATGGCAATTGCGCTTTTCAACATATCTTTTTTGATATATCTAATCATTAACGCCTCTTTCATTAGGTTCAAGAATGCAGTATTTTATTGTTCCCTCGAATCTTTGCGGTCAGACCAGCGATTAAGATCGGCGGCCAAATTTAAGAAATAGGCTTCAGACAAGAAAATTCTTTGCTAGGCGCTGTTCCTTGCTGTTTGCCAGCCTGTGCTTTAGCAATTTTAGCTTGAAGCCCTTGTTGCCAGATTTTCAGATTCTGCATCTGCAAATAATCTTTTGATGCGCCGTCGCTTAAAAATTGCCGATTTTGTTCTAAATCCAGCACTTGTTGCCATTCCATGATCGCTTGATCAAATAAACCAAACTGAGCGTATACATCTCCCAGATGCTCGCGCACTTCAATAGCACCTGGCTCTTTTAAGGCTGCTTCACAGATATAAGTAAAGGCTTTTTCGTAATCTTGTTGCTGGTAATATATCCAGCCCAGCGTATCGATATAAGAAGCCTCATCTGGATAAACCGCCAACACCTCGCGCATCAATCTGTTAGCTTCCCCAAGCTTTATCCCTCGCTGGCTCCAGCTATAAGCCAAATTATTCATGGCAACAATATGACCGTTTTCTGCAGCTTTTTGATACCAATATTCTCCCTTTTCCAGATCTTGTGGCATCCCTAAGGCAAAATC is part of the Rhodospirillaceae bacterium genome and harbors:
- a CDS encoding M48 family metallopeptidase, producing MKRFVPSLPFSYVEALLICLFLCFASPASAQSSGASFIRDSEIEKLIASYAKTIFRAAGLPADDIQVYIIADDTVNAFVTPDRGVFINMGLLIRSQTPNQLIGVIAHETGHIMGGHYARLQDKLKKATFEQILGFILGVAAGFAANDPNVTASVISFIDSIGQLSLLSFSRGQEASADQAALSLLDRTGQSSRGLLDFFKIMQQQERLGGFSIGPYFSTHPLTAERIRTVQEHLEKSPFANRIDPPLLQLAHERMRAKLIGYFYSLSQVLVIYPEQDQRMVARYARVFAYYRATQIDHALVILDSLLKDYPDDPFFTEFKGQILLETGNPGLALPYYRQAIRLDPSSYLLQFDLARVILATNDSKLLPEAIKNLESFLRVEPTNASGWRQLAIAYGKKGDMGMTALALAETAVNRGLYKEAILQAERAMKLLAYGSPGWRRADDIQNYAHNSLKR
- a CDS encoding SEL1-like repeat protein translates to MKKIIGLFACWLMMAVSYPAFAGYDEAQKAYENGDYVTAFKGFLPLAEQGDVEAQFKLGYMYDFALGMPQDLEKGEYWYQKAAENGHIVAMNNLAYSWSQRGIKLGEANRLMREVLAVYPDEASYIDTLGWIYYQQQDYEKAFTYICEAALKEPGAIEVREHLGDVYAQFGLFDQAIMEWQQVLDLEQNRQFLSDGASKDYLQMQNLKIWQQGLQAKIAKAQAGKQQGTAPSKEFSCLKPIS
- a CDS encoding MCE family protein, with product MTVKRDWSNIGIGLLTLAGAAVFLLLVNGQLRFKSGQDPEIYGNFRQANGINIGSEVRLAGLTIGKVSSVLLSPDSFQVQIGFTVHEKLKLPADSNARILTDGLGGKAYIDLQAGSDENFLKPGDYISYTQGSIDLLDLLSKAILTGQERATLYGKPSPVPLPPAHP
- a CDS encoding leucyl/phenylalanyl-tRNA--protein transferase, with amino-acid sequence MNSALSVEQLLSAYAAGIFPMADTRHSRNFYWVEPEWRGIIPLNGFHIPRRLQSLLRQQPFDIFCNRDFAGVIKACAAPTPKRPETWINKVIKEAYQQLYEAGHAYSVECWQNGQLVGGVYGVSLGSAFFGESMFSLVPNSSKVALCHLALRLRLGGYSLLDTQFLTNHLKQFGGIEIAQAAYLKLLSESLQKTAQFPYLVTGAELLGWIQSINQKS
- a CDS encoding MCE family protein, giving the protein MNRNIIETITGVLVLAIAVIFVVFVYEGTRGSAGKGYSVVARFTKVDGVNIGSDVRLAGIKIGSVTDKFLDPQNFDAVLRLTIEEKFHLPVDSLLRITSDGIFGNSYINIDPGQKAEFVAEGQELTNTQAGINFIDLVGQAIFKAAENNQQEKNK
- a CDS encoding NADH:ubiquinone oxidoreductase subunit NDUFA12 yields the protein MNRRLGILSRFFAKKAGTDSLGNRYFYRSKGKGKGEKRWVVYQGIVEASKVPPVWHAWLHHVHNNIPVQADQSLYAWQQPHMPNLTGTPYAYQPVSNEQLVAKAMDGYQAWQPSPDNSITSKY
- a CDS encoding SEL1-like repeat protein, whose protein sequence is MKKTSFFKTQLRLLLLSITALLLFPAPATFAQNPDQAWQAIDNKDYGTAIRIFQQLANKGDPDGEYGLGYMFWRGLGEERDMPKALDQLTRAAKQGHTAAKMGLGYIHLYGLGVPVDLALAEYWYQQGVDVGSAYGYNGVAYVWALQGRNLPQALEFIDKALTADPQDPEMLDTKGWILYQMHEYDQAFHFVCPAVLGKPGDPELRLHLGDIYWALGLNEKAKEEWSQGLSFAESRYLMTDESKEYIDGQGSANWQQSLQGRLQQLAIPNPPIKLPPENAAAYDCLRPIS
- a CDS encoding DUF2155 domain-containing protein; translated protein: MIKILVPGICVFGFCVGLIIPAIGQETYNGATIQALDKVTTRISTLSLVIDKPVQFGTLQITLKKCQKKPPEETPESAAYVEIDELFGSSQPTKRFSGWFFASSPALSALDHPVYDFWLIDCIQPNNSAPVTK
- the accC gene encoding acetyl-CoA carboxylase biotin carboxylase subunit, which translates into the protein MLKKILIANRGEIALRILRACREMGIQVVAIHSTADAHAKHVLLADESVCVGPALAKDSYLNMPAIISAAIITGADAIHPGIGFLSQNAKFAQMVEEHGFVFIGPSPEHLALMGDKVRAKEAAQKLGLPVVPGSAGAVTNDAEAIKIAEKIGFPVLVKASAGGGGKGMKVAHSAQDMVMALSLARSEAKASFGDDTVYLEKYLSHPRHIEIQVLADNHGHVVHLGERDCSLQRRHQKVLEEGPSPCLTTAQRDQLGELVCKAIRKMGYRSVGTVEFLYQDGKFYFIEMNTRLQVEHPVSEMITGIDLVREQILAAAGEKLSFSQKDIRFYGHAIECRINAEDPETFQPSPGFVKDFHAPGGLGVPPHYDSLIAKVIVHGRNRQEAIMRLRRALEELHIGGIKTTAALHRRLVAAADIVSGNYDIRWLENFVAETSA
- a CDS encoding biotin/lipoyl-binding protein gives rise to the protein MVAKKFDVDVSLVKKLAKLLDDSNLGEIEYEKGDERIRLSRGNPFVNTQPSFPPPVAPASTTNITIEPAVQTGGIPSPMVGTAYLSSQPGSAPLVTVGDRVNKGQTILIIEAMKVMNPIPAPQAGIVKSILVTDGQPVEFGQILITIT
- a CDS encoding DsbA family protein; its protein translation is MMMKCLPVWRPLAFAVSILLLMASSFQPVAADTLSKPQKQEIQALIEQYITEHPEVVVKALETMKRRQQQEEEQRVAGEIQRLSNELFYSSGSPILGNPKGTVNLVFFFDYQCTYCKQMAGMLVERLKNERNVRIVMKEFPILGPESFMMAQAALAARKQGKYESFHLALMASHTHLTTQQVQKIAESLGINLKQLSQDMQSTDVLQELDKNRSLAELLNIHGTPAFVVGRQVVVGAPDPEDLVAALRQLAKQPGSR
- a CDS encoding SEL1-like repeat protein, with protein sequence MCTPAWADWDSWSAASERGDYVTAYQEVLKIADQGDTEAQYMVGYYLTYGLGVARDPVKGREWIQEAADNGSASAMNSMAYAWAVNDERLDEALALIQEALARDPNNPYFLDTLAWVFYKLQQYEKALEPMCQSMRALPGHPESRTHLAQIYFQLGLYKEAKNEWLAAIDLEERRFLLAKGNPAHYLSVLDLDQWRAELQKLIGEADQKLQLHELPTNPAIKPCLNPIS